The Haematobia irritans isolate KBUSLIRL chromosome 1, ASM5000362v1, whole genome shotgun sequence DNA segment GCATTATTAAGGCATTGTTGGACATAATAATGCCCTTTTGAAAATActccaaagattttttatttgtgaTAATTGGCTTTGACAATAAATCGTTCATCCGAAGTAGTACATTTTTTTGGCTTTCCATTTTCATGCCGAAAggctcctacacagaaaaaatgtgatGCAATTAATTTGTATGTATACAAACTAAAATGGAATTAGTATAAAAGTTATTACCTTTCCAGGATAGTTCATCGTCTTGACGGTTGAATTCATTACATCAAACCAGTCGTTTACCAACTGGATGAGATCTGCTGTTTGCTCAGATTGGTATATTTCGTGGCCAACAGCATGAGCCCGCCGAATTGCGTTTGCCGTTGTGTTGGAAAAGAGTTTAGTTGCCATCCTGACCTTTTGCCGTTCTAAAACGCGTAATCTTGAAAATCGTTTGGTTATTCgctaccttaggttaggttaggttaaagtggcagcccgattaatagtcattatacttcatacctacagtttttgcaaattcgcctacgaggcagcgacccgttatagcagatatcaagtGTTGTTGAAGGCAACCCTAGCTGAGGTGGCAACTCTATTTAATGCGAATGTCAACTGAAAAAGCCTGGTCGAAAAGAAATTTCCCAAGCTTTTGCCAATTagtcattttgtttgtttttgttgtaatatattaattgtttttcatataaataggcCCTTCAGGCATATACAAACCCTTTTTATTTGTTCCACCATAAAACATGTAAGTCATTTAACTTGTGATTtgataattttgtaatttttattaaaaaatttttgtttaattttattcaaaattttgtataactttcacttaattttgtaaactgtatttatttctTTGTGTTTATTAAAATTAGTGAATAAACAATAtatcaaaataacaaaataccAACATACCAATATACAACAATACATCATATTATACCACaccaagaaattaaataaagtcagccgtcttcaaatttaaatctatTCAGCCGTGGTTGTTATTTTGAAAGGCCGCCAAACAAGGGTGTTTATTCCTGGGGAACAAAGAGAAAAAgcaacaattttattcaatGTTTTTTATGTCGATGATCGTGTAATTTTGTGTTATATGTTTGGTGGcaagtgaagaaaaaaaaattgccgtggacggacggacatttcaAGCCATtctaatgtaaaattttattaaacaatttacGTCGCCTGAATCACGCcaaattttacattaaaatcTTGCCAGCCATTGTGTGAAAGTTGTTACTTACCTTTGTCTTTGATGTCCAAGAAGTTTAGGCCTGAAGAAGAGTTAAGAAGAAGCAGCAGAAGCACAAAAGGAACCCCGCCAGCCCGTTTTCAGCAATATATCAACGAAATGTCTGTCGCCCACTCACCAAAAGCCGATACGccatcaaaaatccaaaatccaCTACCGGTCAGTACTCCTCTTGCCAATACGACTAATCCGTCTTCTCATTTGCAGCATCAAAAAGCCAAAGATCAATCACCAGCAGGTATGTCGAAATCTACAAATGAAATTGGTGAGTTTATGAAGCAGATGAGAGCGCAAATGGAACAGTTGCAACGTCAAATGCAGGTAATgcaaaacctaacctaaccatcaaccATCACCACTGTCTATAAACTCCAATATGTCTGTCCACAATTCGTATCCAAATAGTTTTGCACCGATTCCACAGAAAAAGATTTATCCTCTCCCCACATTTTCAGGTCTTCCAGAAGAATGGCAAACCTTTTTTGAAGCCTTTGAAAGTACCACAGCCGAGTTTGGTTATAATAATCTCCACAAAATCATGCGCCTCAGAGATGCCATAAAAGGACGAGCTAGAGAAAATGTCGAGTCGCTGCTTGGAAATTCTGCCAATGTTGAAATCATTATACAAACACTCAAAGAAACATTTGGTCGTCCAGAACAGCTAATTAGGAGCCAGATTGAAAAGGTTCGTTCCATTCCGCCTATAGCCAACGATAACCTGGAAGCCTTAGTCGATTTCGCCaacaaaatatacaacatggcgACCTTTGTGAAAAATGCCAGTGGAGAACATCATCTTTCAAATCCTTCATTGTTGAGTGAATTGGTGTCGAAGCTCTCAACTAGCCGTCAAATGCAGTGGGCAGAGAAATGTCTTCAACTTCAACGTCCAGCTACGATAATGGATTTTGCAGAATGGTTAACTGTGCTACGTCGCTTAGCCAATATTGTCCATGACACATTGCCAACAACGTCCACCAACTCTGCACCCAGTCGCCGACATTTTCATGCACCTCCATCAAACCGAAAATATGTTAACGTCACTGTCAACCAATGTCCAGTATGTAGAGGTGAGTGCACTaacctaaaaaattgtcaacacttTTTAAACATGTCCATCAATGAGAGATGGAACCACATAAAACAACACATAATCTGTTTTTGCTGTTTAAAATCTGGGCATCAAGTTAAACAATGTTACACAAAACGCCGATGTGGCGTAAATGATTGCCCAAAGCCACATAACCACTTATTGCACCAAACACTTTCACCACCGGGGTCAGCAGAGGAGCCAACACATTTGTCCACGACGGAATTGGACTCAAATAACCGACCGGGAATGTCCAACGCACAACAAACACGAAACGAACGACGAAATTGCCATGCAGCTCACTCGACCGAAAATGTGTTTTTCCAGATTTTGCCCATAAAGTTGCATGGACAGCACAAAACGATTTCCACATATGCCTTTATTGACGACGGCGCCAATGTATCAATGTTGGATAAGGAAATCGCACGAGAACTAGGAATACGCGGAGAACAGGAATACCTGGAGCTGCAATGGCTTAATAAACATCGCGAGTCACAAAGAACCGAAAAAATCCGCGTCACCGTAAGTGGAATTGgccattttgataaaaagtatACCATTTCCAATGTTTACGTTTCATCAGAAATGTCATTGCCCATACAAAGTTGCCACatcgataattttttgaaatcccACGATAATGAAAAAATCGCCAATTTTAATATGCGGGATTATGATAATGTGCAACCAAAAATGATTTTAAGCTTAACCCATTCTTTTTTGACAGTGCCGATTAAAACACCGCAGTTATTGTCTGATTTTGGACCAATTGTTTCAATCACCAGATTAGGCGCTGTAATATATGGACCGATTCCAGGCGAAAAATCATCATGTGTTAAGAGGGCTTTACACTTTCGGAAATGTGAGTACGAACAcaatattttaaacaatttgaatgaaatgatgcggggatattttggtattgagtcCCTTGgtacaaaaatttgtgttaaacCGTTGATGTCAAAAGAGGAAGAAAGAGCCATAAACATACTTGTTAGGGCCTGTACCCAACTCTCCGGCCTTATCCTAGCAACTTCGAATCGTAGCAAATAGAATTGCCCGCTGGGATGAGTGATGACTGTATTGTTGATCACCTCGTGGGGGCAAAGCAATGGTTGGAGCTCTTCTCCTTGTATTTGTCACAAGCCTCGTAGGGGCAAATTTATGAATTTATATTTAGGAGCACGAGAGACAGTTAAATACACGTTGGGTTTGTTTAATTCGTTTAGAATAGcacgtttttatttatttatgattttgttCGAATTCAATTCTATGGCTTAACACTTATTTCTTGAACTATCGTGTGTTTCTTTTGTTTGCCGCTGTCTTAATCTTTCGGTGGTATGTTTAATAATTGCAACGAAACACAATTATACGATATACAAATCGCTGCTTGTTTCTTATAACCCTGCGCACggtgattttttatatattggcGTTTTACGATAACCGAATTAAATTATCTTCTTAGTTTTAAGCTCCGCGCACTATAGTGGTTGTTTTTCTTTGACTATACTTTTTCCTTTTTACTCTTTTCCTTATGACAGGCGCATGTCATAGGCGCTACGCGCAACGGCGGCAAACAAAGAGTAAGGAGGGCAGCAAGTTCACGCATGTAGGGATGCCAACCATTGTTGTCTCGTACATATAATAGGTCATTCACCCCTACTTACGTGAACATACCGCCCCCCTTGCACCAACTGTGCAAAATCCTACAGATCTATTCGTAAAAACTATATAGATACATTTATAATAATGAGATCaacaaaactattttaattcAGGTAATAATATAAATTCTATGAGATCTGAACACTTAGTTATGTATATAGCAACTCATGTtgggataaaaaaaaaataaaagatcaATTAAAATAAGATATCAAGCC contains these protein-coding regions:
- the LOC142221612 gene encoding uncharacterized protein LOC142221612 isoform X2 translates to MSVHNSYPNSFAPIPQKKIYPLPTFSGLPEEWQTFFEAFESTTAEFGYNNLHKIMRLRDAIKGRARENVESLLGNSANVEIIIQTLKETFGRPEQLIRSQIEKVRSIPPIANDNLEALVDFANKIYNMATFVKNASGEHHLSNPSLLSELVSKLSTSRQMQWAEKCLQLQRPATIMDFAEWLTVLRRLANIVHDTLPTTSTNSAPSRRHFHAPPSNRKYVNVTVNQCPVCRVPIKTPQLLSDFGPIVSITRLGAVIYGPIPGEKSSCVKRALHFRKCACHRRYAQRRQTKSKEGSKFTHVGMPTIVVSYI
- the LOC142221612 gene encoding uncharacterized protein LOC142221612 isoform X1, with the protein product MSVHNSYPNSFAPIPQKKIYPLPTFSGLPEEWQTFFEAFESTTAEFGYNNLHKIMRLRDAIKGRARENVESLLGNSANVEIIIQTLKETFGRPEQLIRSQIEKVRSIPPIANDNLEALVDFANKIYNMATFVKNASGEHHLSNPSLLSELVSKLSTSRQMQWAEKCLQLQRPATIMDFAEWLTVLRRLANIVHDTLPTTSTNSAPSRRHFHAPPSNRKYVNVTVNQCPVCRGECTNLKNCQHFLNMSINERWNHIKQHIICFCCLKSGHQVKQCYTKRRCGVNDCPKPHNHLLHQTLSPPGSAEEPTHLSTTELDSNNRPGMSNAQQTRNERRNCHAAHSTENVFFQILPIKLHGQHKTISTYAFIDDGANVSMLDKEIARELGIRGEQEYLELQWLNKHRESQRTEKIRVTCRLKHRSYCLILDQLFQSPD